The bacterium genome includes a window with the following:
- a CDS encoding DUF4382 domain-containing protein, whose protein sequence is SGGCSCGDDDDDDTSADDDDTAADDDDDTGGDDDDAKNHNDDHVKGDDDDDDDVNDSDDDDDDDDDDDDDGSGEGNGAGWIDLTIDPNTFNLLELQNNTSIVLADQLIPIGRYNQMRFVLDCSEGNAPTIVVDGVEHDLKVPSGCQSGIKLKHDWVVDPDVHKTLVLDFDVRKSVHETGNGEYTMKPVIRLLDGEAVAVIAGEVTNAGTPGAVYAFDDGAFAGGNWDDADNSAIPRDDGTFAIAAVETGVYDVVFAFEDYEVFIVEDIAAAASETTTLDPVTLTPEAR, encoded by the coding sequence TCCGGCGGCTGCTCGTGCGGCGACGACGATGACGACGACACGTCCGCGGATGACGACGACACCGCCGCCGACGACGACGACGACACGGGCGGTGACGACGATGACGCCAAAAATCACAACGACGATCACGTGAAGGGAGACGACGACGATGACGATGACGTTAACGATTCTGATGACGATGATGACGATGATGACGATGACGACGACGATGGCAGCGGCGAAGGCAACGGCGCGGGCTGGATCGATCTGACGATCGACCCGAACACCTTCAACCTGCTCGAGCTTCAGAACAACACAAGCATCGTGCTGGCCGACCAGCTCATTCCGATCGGTCGCTACAACCAGATGCGTTTCGTGCTGGATTGCAGCGAGGGCAACGCGCCGACGATCGTCGTCGACGGCGTGGAGCACGACCTGAAAGTGCCGAGCGGTTGCCAGTCGGGCATCAAGCTCAAGCACGACTGGGTCGTGGACCCGGACGTTCACAAGACGCTCGTCCTGGACTTTGACGTACGCAAGTCGGTCCACGAAACCGGCAACGGCGAATACACGATGAAGCCGGTCATCCGCCTGCTCGACGGCGAGGCGGTGGCGGTGATCGCCGGCGAGGTGACCAACGCCGGCACACCGGGCGCGGTGTACGCCTTCGACGATGGCGCGTTCGCCGGCGGCAATTGGGATGACGCGGATAACTCGGCGATCCCGCGCGATGACGGCACGTTCGCCATCGCCGCGGTCGAGACCGGCGTCTACGACGTGGTCTTCGCGTTCGAGGACTACGAGGTCTTTATCGTGGAGGACATTGCCGCGGCCGCGAGCGAAACCACGACGCTCGATCCCGTGACACTTACGCCCGAAGCCCGTTAG
- a CDS encoding MlaD family protein has protein sequence MRRVTTEAKVGIFFVVVFVLIAWISTRLGDYGFNTEYQKKLSAVFDTAAGLSDGANVNLAGIRIGKVDHKELEGARARVVIRVRKDSRIPVDSRVVILAQGFLGQRYVEIVPGRADEIMQEGDEFKYVEETSDVAMLTNDLSDIAQDIKAVTGTMRNVFGTEQGEDDLRDALSALSTITVTLADTLEVNQRNMDRVMENMAAFTADMAYLSQKNREDLSRAMSALPAIAENLRDISGNMSTLLADNREDLNRTLENLGVVTENLGRSLEAVASIAEKIDSGEGTLGKLVNEDSTVENINEAIENLNEYLGRVRTLQVEVAYRGEYHLPQQSLKSYVNLNIRPRFDKIYMLSIVDAPNGRTSYSRTVTETTTNEGLADEDTTRKVEHKAVTTSQLLISAQIAKRWHDVVLRAGILESSGGGGADLFLFGDHLSLSFEAFDFAPGNNAHLKTYANAYFLDHFFITAGVDDFINRYDDPRFFFGAGIYFTDQDITTLATRVPTGAVP, from the coding sequence ATGCGCCGTGTGACGACCGAGGCCAAGGTCGGCATTTTTTTTGTCGTCGTGTTCGTGCTGATCGCATGGATTTCGACGCGCCTTGGCGACTACGGCTTCAACACCGAATACCAGAAAAAGCTTTCCGCCGTCTTCGACACCGCCGCGGGCCTCTCCGACGGGGCGAATGTCAACCTCGCCGGCATTCGCATCGGCAAGGTGGACCACAAGGAGCTTGAAGGCGCGCGCGCCCGGGTCGTCATTCGCGTGCGCAAAGACTCGCGGATTCCCGTCGATTCGCGCGTCGTCATCCTGGCGCAGGGGTTCCTCGGGCAGCGCTACGTGGAGATCGTCCCCGGCCGCGCGGACGAGATCATGCAGGAAGGCGACGAGTTCAAATACGTCGAGGAGACCTCCGACGTCGCCATGCTGACCAACGACCTCTCCGACATCGCCCAGGACATCAAGGCGGTGACCGGCACCATGCGCAACGTGTTCGGCACGGAGCAGGGCGAGGATGATCTGCGCGACGCGCTCTCGGCGCTGTCGACCATCACCGTCACGCTTGCCGACACGCTCGAGGTGAATCAGCGGAACATGGACCGCGTGATGGAAAACATGGCCGCGTTCACTGCCGACATGGCCTACCTGTCGCAGAAAAACCGCGAGGACCTTTCCCGCGCGATGTCCGCGCTGCCCGCCATCGCGGAAAATTTGCGCGACATCAGCGGCAATATGTCGACGCTTCTGGCCGACAACCGCGAAGATCTGAACCGCACGCTCGAAAATCTCGGCGTGGTGACCGAAAATCTCGGCCGCAGCCTCGAGGCGGTCGCGAGCATCGCCGAGAAGATCGACTCCGGCGAGGGCACGCTTGGCAAACTCGTCAACGAGGATTCGACGGTCGAAAACATCAACGAGGCCATCGAGAACCTGAACGAATATCTCGGACGGGTGCGTACATTGCAGGTGGAGGTGGCGTATCGCGGCGAGTATCACCTGCCGCAACAGTCGCTAAAAAGCTACGTGAACCTAAACATCCGTCCGCGCTTCGACAAGATCTACATGCTGAGCATCGTCGACGCGCCCAACGGACGAACGAGCTACTCGCGCACTGTCACGGAGACGACGACGAACGAGGGCCTGGCCGACGAGGACACGACACGCAAGGTCGAACACAAGGCGGTGACGACAAGCCAGCTTCTCATTTCCGCGCAGATCGCCAAGCGCTGGCACGATGTCGTGCTTCGCGCGGGCATCCTCGAATCCTCCGGCGGCGGCGGCGCGGACCTGTTTCTGTTCGGCGACCACCTCTCGCTTTCGTTCGAGGCGTTCGATTTCGCGCCGGGCAATAACGCGCACCTGAAGACTTACGCCAACGCCTACTTCCTGGACCACTTCTTCATCACGGCCGGCGTGGACGATTTCATCAACCGGTACGACGATCCGCGTTTCTTCTTTGGCGCGGGCATCTACTTCACCGACCAGGACATCACGACGCTCGCGACGCGCGTGCCGACCGGCGCCGTGCCCTGA